A single genomic interval of Lucilia cuprina isolate Lc7/37 chromosome 2, ASM2204524v1, whole genome shotgun sequence harbors:
- the LOC124418566 gene encoding histone H1-like, with translation MSDSAVVETSASPVAAPVAEKKTKKAAGATKAKKPSSVPTHPPTQQMVDAAIKTLKERGGSSLPAIKKYLTSTYKVDAQKLAPFIKKYLKSAVTSGKLIQTKGKGASGSFKLSAAATKEPKAKKPAAEKKKAAVGAGEKKKKVAATKKATPAAKKATATKKTAEKKKAEKAKAKTAKKTGTVKAKPAKKAPATKPKAPKAKSAVAAKPKKAAPVKKAAAKKTAAKK, from the coding sequence atGTCTGATTCCGCTGTCGTTGAAACCTCCGCTTCCCCAGTAGCTGCACCAGTTGctgagaaaaaaacaaagaaagctGCAGGAGCCACCAAGGCCAAAAAACCATCCAGCGTACCTACTCATCCACCAACCCAACAAATGGTTGATGCTGCCATCAAAACATTGAAAGAACGTGGTGGTTCATCCCTTCCAGCCATTAAGAAATACCTTACCAGCACTTACAAGGTAGATGCTCAAAAATTGGCTCCATTCATCAAGAAATATTTGAAGAGTGCCGTAACCAGTGGAAAATTAATCCAAACTAAAGGTAAGGGTGCTTCTGGTTCATTCAAATTGTCAGCTGCTGCTACAAAAGAACCAAAAGCAAAGAAGCCTGCTGCTGAAAAGAAAAAGGCTGCTGTCGGTGCTggtgaaaagaaaaagaaggtTGCCGCTACCAAAAAAGCAACTCCTGCTGCTAAGAAAGCAACTGCCACCAAAAAGACTGCTGAAAAGAAGAAGGCAGAAAAAGCGAAGGCAAAAACTGCCAAAAAGACTGGTACAGTTAAAGCAAAACCCGCAAAAAAGGCACCAGCAACTAAACCAAAAGCACCCAAAGCAAAGAGTGCCGTCGCTGCTAAACCCAAAAAGGCTGCTCCAGTCAAAAAAGCAGCTGCCAAAAAGACTGCCGCCAAGAAGTAA
- the LOC111686136 gene encoding histone H2A: protein MSGRGKGGKVKGKAKSRSNRAGLQFPVGRIHRLLRKGNYAERVGAGAPVYLAAVMEYLAAEVLELAGNAARDNKKTRIIPRHLQLAIRNDEELNKLLSGVTIAQGGVLPNIQAVLLPKKTEKKA, encoded by the coding sequence atgtcTGGTCGTGGTAAAGGTGGCAAAGTTAAGGGAAAGGCAAAGTCCCGTTCAAACCGTGCTGGTTTGCAATTCCCCGTCGGTCGTATCCATCGTTTGTTGCGTAAAGGCAATTATGCCGAACGTGTTGGTGCCGGCGCTCCCGTATATTTAGCTGCCGTTATGGAATATTTGGCCGCTGAAGTTCTTGAATTGGCTGGTAACGCTGCTCGTGACAACAAAAAGACCAGAATTATTCCCCGTCATTTGCAATTGGCCATCCGTAATGATGAAGAATTGAACAAATTGTTGTCTGGCGTAACAATTGCCCAAGGTGGTGTTTTGCCCAACATTCAAGCTGTACTTTTGCCCAAGAAAACAGAAAAGAAAGCCTAA
- the LOC124418567 gene encoding histone H3: protein MARTKQTARKSTGGKAPRKQLATKAARKSAPATGGVKKPHRYRPGTVALREIRRYQKSTELLIRKLPFQRLVREIAQDFKTDLRFQSSAVMALQEASEAYLVGLFEDTNLCAIHAKRVTIMPKDIQLARRIRGERA from the coding sequence atggcTCGTACTAAGCAAACTGCCCGTAAATCGACTGGTGGCAAAGCACCTCGTAAACAATTGGCTACTAAGGCTGCTCGTAAAAGTGCACCAGCTACCGGTGGTGTTAAGAAACCTCATCGTTATCGCCCTGGTACAGTAGCTTTGCGTGAAATTCGTCGTTATCAAAAGAGTACTGAATTGTTGATCCGCAAATTGCCCTTCCAACGTTTGGTTCGTGAAATTGCTCAAGATTTCAAAACTGATTTGCGTTTCCAGAGCTCTGCTGTTATGGCTTTGCAAGAAGCCAGTGAAGCTTATTTGGTTGGTCTCTTCGAAGATACCAACTTGTGTGCCATCCATGCTAAACGTGTCACCATTATGCCAAAAGATATTCAATTGGCCAGACGTATTCGTGGCGAACGTGCTTAA
- the LOC124418568 gene encoding histone H2B, with amino-acid sequence MPPKTSGKAAKKAGKAQKNITKSDKKTKRKRKESYAIYIYKVLKQVHPDTGISSKAMSIMNSFVNDIFERIAAEASRLAHYNKRSTITSREIQTAVRLLLPGELAKHAVSEGTKAVTKYTSSK; translated from the coding sequence ATGCCTCCTAAAACCAGTGGTAAAGCAGCAAAGAAGGCCGGTAAAGCCCAAAAGAATATTACCAAGAGTGACAAGAAAACCAAGCGTAAGCGCAAGGAATCTTATGCCATCTATATTTACAAAGTGTTGAAGCAAGTACATCCCGATACTGGTATCTCATCAAAGGCCATGAGTATCATGAACAGTTTTGTTAATGATATCTTTGAACGTATTGCCGCTGAAGCATCTCGTTTGGCTCACTACAACAAGCGTTCAACCATCACCAGTCGGGAAATTCAAACTGCTGTCCGTCTATTGTTGCCTGGTGAATTGGCTAAGCATGCTGTCAGTGAAGGTACTAAGGCTGTCACCAAATATACTAGCTCCAAGtaa